The genomic region GGTTTCAGGAGCGATATTGACGTCGTGAATGGTTACAATTCTCGGCAGAGAAGCCAGACCGCTGACGAACAAGCCTAATTCTTCGTAGCGGCCGATCACCTTAATATTGATAGGCAGCTCGGAATAGAAATCCTTGCGCACCGGGGCGCCGGGTTTGAACAATCTGAACTCCAGGCCGCTCGCCAGTCCGGTCTGAGAAATATCGACCAGAAGGCTGGCCACTTCTTCTTCGGTCGGCATTTGCTTGATCATCTCCGCCAGCGACGCTTCGATCTGCTCCAGTTGTTTTTTATAGTCGGGAAGATTGACCGCTTTCTTCTGTTTAATGACAAACGAGTTTCTTAGCTCCAGTTCTTTCTTTTCGATTTTTTCAAGTTCCGCCAGTTGATCAAGAGTAAAATAGTAAACTCCCGCCCCCGCTACAATGACGCACAGAATCACTATTACCGCCAGTTTTACCGGCCGCGGCCACGTCCCCGAGGCTTCGATGTCCCAGTTGATTTCGGAAAGATTCATGGTTTACCTCCCGCAGTATGCTTGCCTTGCTGCGCAATCAGGGTAAAATCGC from Methylosarcina fibrata AML-C10 harbors:
- a CDS encoding type IV pilus inner membrane component PilO, with the protein product MNLSEINWDIEASGTWPRPVKLAVIVILCVIVAGAGVYYFTLDQLAELEKIEKKELELRNSFVIKQKKAVNLPDYKKQLEQIEASLAEMIKQMPTEEEVASLLVDISQTGLASGLEFRLFKPGAPVRKDFYSELPINIKVIGRYEELGLFVSGLASLPRIVTIHDVNIAPETTKGKQAQAKVKTGAMVMDAVVKTYNESLAPEAAPVKKKRGNK